Proteins encoded by one window of Mycolicibacterium cosmeticum:
- a CDS encoding copper chaperone PCu(A)C: MGRRAVLLVLALLITVTTGCTGTQREQSMAAEVTVRDQWASAADTGMAAVFGTFANNGHHEARIVSATSPVAGRMEVHEVSADASGTKTMHPKAGGIVIPPGETHELVPGGDHLMLMDLTAPLTPGADVPVTVTFEDGSALDITAQIRDFAGANENYQPHG; this comes from the coding sequence GTGGGTAGGCGGGCGGTGCTGCTGGTGCTGGCCCTGCTGATCACGGTGACGACGGGCTGCACCGGCACCCAGCGGGAACAGTCGATGGCGGCCGAGGTGACCGTGCGGGATCAGTGGGCCAGTGCGGCCGACACCGGGATGGCCGCGGTGTTCGGCACGTTCGCCAACAACGGACACCACGAGGCCAGGATCGTCTCGGCGACCTCGCCGGTCGCCGGCCGGATGGAGGTGCACGAGGTGAGCGCCGATGCGAGCGGAACCAAGACCATGCATCCCAAGGCGGGCGGCATCGTGATACCGCCGGGCGAGACCCACGAGCTGGTGCCCGGGGGTGATCACCTGATGCTGATGGATCTCACAGCACCGTTGACGCCGGGCGCCGACGTCCCGGTGACGGTGACATTCGAGGACGGCTCCGCCCTCGACATCACCGCACAGATCCGCGATTTCGCCGGGGCCAACGAGAATTACCAACCGCATGGCTGA